The following proteins are encoded in a genomic region of Fusarium oxysporum f. sp. lycopersici 4287 chromosome 1, whole genome shotgun sequence:
- a CDS encoding cyclin B, which translates to MPPQARATRTRLAGNENDENSSTTRLTRAQAAALKVDELSMPAKAALQTKKSTVNGTAASNTRKRAALGDVSNVGKVDGVAGKKAKGLVSKAAQPTGIEKKTARPTTRTALGSKPTNSKTQSGSGTINKRKVVTDTANTKIKAPVNENEHPSKKQHLIPEERERSETPVEVEVEKPEVSLDKAEVQDAPFEYPPGVKDLDSEDLEDPLMVAEYANEIFEYLRDLECKSIPNPQYMSHQDELEWKTRGILVDWLVEVHTRFHLLPETLFLAVNLIDRFLSEKVVQLDRLQLVGITAMFIASKYEEVLSPHVENFKRIADDGFTEAEILSAERFILSTLNYDLSYPNPMNFLRRVSKADNYDIQSRTIGKYLMEIGLLDHRFMAYRPSHIAAGAMYLARLMLDRGEWDETLSYYAGYTEDEIEPVVHLMVDYLARPVTHEAFFKKYASKKFLKASILARQWAKKNAVLFGITDVHLSLDELS; encoded by the exons ATGCCTCCA CAGGCTCGGGCCACTCGTACGCGCCTCGCCGGCAACGAGAACGACGAGAACAGCAGCACGACGCGTCTTACAAGAGCCCAAGCTGCCGCTCtcaaggttgatgagctATCAATGCCTGCTAAGGCTGCCCTGCAAACAAAGAAGTCCACAGTCAACGGTACCGCCGCCAGTAACACGCGGAAACGCGCTGCATTGGGCGATGTCAGTAATGTAGGAAAGGTCGATGGTGTTGCTGGaaagaaggccaagggaTTGGTCTCCAAGGCTGCTCAGCCCACCGGtattgagaagaagaccgCGCGTCCTACCACAAGAACTGCTCTCGGCTCGAAGCCTACCAACTCCAAGACTCAGTCCGGTTCCGGTACCATAAACAAGAGAAAGGTTGTAACAGATaccgccaacaccaagataaAAGCTCCCGTCAACGAAAATGAGCATCCTTCCAAAAAGCAGCATCTTATTCCTGAGGAGCGTGAACGATCAGAGACACCAGTCGAGGTTGAAGTCGAGAAGCCTGAGGTCTCTCTGGACAAGGCTGAGGTACAAGATGCACCTTTCGAGTACCCTCCTGGCGTCAAGGACTTGGACAGCGAGGATCTAGAAGATCCTCTTATGGTTGCCGAGTATGCCAATGAGATCTTTGAGTACTTGCGCGATCTTGAGTGCAAGTCGATTCCCAATCCTCAATATATGTCTCATCAGGACGAGCTCGAATGGAAGACGCGTGGTATCTTGGTCGACTGGCTCGTTGAGGTCCATACCCGTTTCCATCTACTCCCCGAAaccctcttcctcgccgTCAATCTCATTGATCGCTTCCTATCCGAAAAGGTTGTCCAGCTTGACCGTCTCCAACTTGTGGGAATCACTGCCATGTTTATCGCTTCTAAGTACGAAGAGGTCCTCTCTCCTCACGTCGAGAACTTCAAGCGCATTGCCGACGATGGCTTTACTGAGGCCGAGATTCTGAGTGCTGAGCGATTTATTCTGAGCACTCTCAACTATGATCTCAGCTACCCCAACCCTATGAACTTCCTCCGCCGTGTCTCCAAGGCAGACAATTACGATATCCAGTCTCGAACCATTGGAAAGTACCTGATGGAGATTGGCCTGCTGGATCATCGATTCATGGCCTACCGACCTAGTCACATTGCCGCCGGTGCCATGTATTTAGCGCGACTGATGCTTGACCGTGGCGAATGG GATGAGACTCTTTCTTACTACGCTGGTTACACTGAGGACGAGATCGAGCCTGTCGTTCACCTCATGGTTGACTACCTCGCTCGCCCTGTCACTCATGAAGCATTTTTCAAGAAGTATGCTAGcaagaagttcttgaagg CTTCGATCCTTGCCCGCCAATGGGCGAAGAAGAATGCTGTTCTATTTGGCATCACCGACGTTCATCTGAGCCTTGATGAGCTATCATAG
- a CDS encoding cyclin B, which produces MPAKAALQTKKSTVNGTAASNTRKRAALGDVSNVGKVDGVAGKKAKGLVSKAAQPTGIEKKTARPTTRTALGSKPTNSKTQSGSGTINKRKVVTDTANTKIKAPVNENEHPSKKQHLIPEERERSETPVEVEVEKPEVSLDKAEVQDAPFEYPPGVKDLDSEDLEDPLMVAEYANEIFEYLRDLECKSIPNPQYMSHQDELEWKTRGILVDWLVEVHTRFHLLPETLFLAVNLIDRFLSEKVVQLDRLQLVGITAMFIASKYEEVLSPHVENFKRIADDGFTEAEILSAERFILSTLNYDLSYPNPMNFLRRVSKADNYDIQSRTIGKYLMEIGLLDHRFMAYRPSHIAAGAMYLARLMLDRGEWDETLSYYAGYTEDEIEPVVHLMVDYLARPVTHEAFFKKYASKKFLKASILARQWAKKNAVLFGITDVHLSLDELS; this is translated from the exons ATGCCTGCTAAGGCTGCCCTGCAAACAAAGAAGTCCACAGTCAACGGTACCGCCGCCAGTAACACGCGGAAACGCGCTGCATTGGGCGATGTCAGTAATGTAGGAAAGGTCGATGGTGTTGCTGGaaagaaggccaagggaTTGGTCTCCAAGGCTGCTCAGCCCACCGGtattgagaagaagaccgCGCGTCCTACCACAAGAACTGCTCTCGGCTCGAAGCCTACCAACTCCAAGACTCAGTCCGGTTCCGGTACCATAAACAAGAGAAAGGTTGTAACAGATaccgccaacaccaagataaAAGCTCCCGTCAACGAAAATGAGCATCCTTCCAAAAAGCAGCATCTTATTCCTGAGGAGCGTGAACGATCAGAGACACCAGTCGAGGTTGAAGTCGAGAAGCCTGAGGTCTCTCTGGACAAGGCTGAGGTACAAGATGCACCTTTCGAGTACCCTCCTGGCGTCAAGGACTTGGACAGCGAGGATCTAGAAGATCCTCTTATGGTTGCCGAGTATGCCAATGAGATCTTTGAGTACTTGCGCGATCTTGAGTGCAAGTCGATTCCCAATCCTCAATATATGTCTCATCAGGACGAGCTCGAATGGAAGACGCGTGGTATCTTGGTCGACTGGCTCGTTGAGGTCCATACCCGTTTCCATCTACTCCCCGAAaccctcttcctcgccgTCAATCTCATTGATCGCTTCCTATCCGAAAAGGTTGTCCAGCTTGACCGTCTCCAACTTGTGGGAATCACTGCCATGTTTATCGCTTCTAAGTACGAAGAGGTCCTCTCTCCTCACGTCGAGAACTTCAAGCGCATTGCCGACGATGGCTTTACTGAGGCCGAGATTCTGAGTGCTGAGCGATTTATTCTGAGCACTCTCAACTATGATCTCAGCTACCCCAACCCTATGAACTTCCTCCGCCGTGTCTCCAAGGCAGACAATTACGATATCCAGTCTCGAACCATTGGAAAGTACCTGATGGAGATTGGCCTGCTGGATCATCGATTCATGGCCTACCGACCTAGTCACATTGCCGCCGGTGCCATGTATTTAGCGCGACTGATGCTTGACCGTGGCGAATGG GATGAGACTCTTTCTTACTACGCTGGTTACACTGAGGACGAGATCGAGCCTGTCGTTCACCTCATGGTTGACTACCTCGCTCGCCCTGTCACTCATGAAGCATTTTTCAAGAAGTATGCTAGcaagaagttcttgaagg CTTCGATCCTTGCCCGCCAATGGGCGAAGAAGAATGCTGTTCTATTTGGCATCACCGACGTTCATCTGAGCCTTGATGAGCTATCATAG
- a CDS encoding cyclin B, with the protein MPPARATRTRLAGNENDENSSTTRLTRAQAAALKVDELSMPAKAALQTKKSTVNGTAASNTRKRAALGDVSNVGKVDGVAGKKAKGLVSKAAQPTGIEKKTARPTTRTALGSKPTNSKTQSGSGTINKRKVVTDTANTKIKAPVNENEHPSKKQHLIPEERERSETPVEVEVEKPEVSLDKAEVQDAPFEYPPGVKDLDSEDLEDPLMVAEYANEIFEYLRDLECKSIPNPQYMSHQDELEWKTRGILVDWLVEVHTRFHLLPETLFLAVNLIDRFLSEKVVQLDRLQLVGITAMFIASKYEEVLSPHVENFKRIADDGFTEAEILSAERFILSTLNYDLSYPNPMNFLRRVSKADNYDIQSRTIGKYLMEIGLLDHRFMAYRPSHIAAGAMYLARLMLDRGEWDETLSYYAGYTEDEIEPVVHLMVDYLARPVTHEAFFKKYASKKFLKASILARQWAKKNAVLFGITDVHLSLDELS; encoded by the exons ATGCCTCCA GCTCGGGCCACTCGTACGCGCCTCGCCGGCAACGAGAACGACGAGAACAGCAGCACGACGCGTCTTACAAGAGCCCAAGCTGCCGCTCtcaaggttgatgagctATCAATGCCTGCTAAGGCTGCCCTGCAAACAAAGAAGTCCACAGTCAACGGTACCGCCGCCAGTAACACGCGGAAACGCGCTGCATTGGGCGATGTCAGTAATGTAGGAAAGGTCGATGGTGTTGCTGGaaagaaggccaagggaTTGGTCTCCAAGGCTGCTCAGCCCACCGGtattgagaagaagaccgCGCGTCCTACCACAAGAACTGCTCTCGGCTCGAAGCCTACCAACTCCAAGACTCAGTCCGGTTCCGGTACCATAAACAAGAGAAAGGTTGTAACAGATaccgccaacaccaagataaAAGCTCCCGTCAACGAAAATGAGCATCCTTCCAAAAAGCAGCATCTTATTCCTGAGGAGCGTGAACGATCAGAGACACCAGTCGAGGTTGAAGTCGAGAAGCCTGAGGTCTCTCTGGACAAGGCTGAGGTACAAGATGCACCTTTCGAGTACCCTCCTGGCGTCAAGGACTTGGACAGCGAGGATCTAGAAGATCCTCTTATGGTTGCCGAGTATGCCAATGAGATCTTTGAGTACTTGCGCGATCTTGAGTGCAAGTCGATTCCCAATCCTCAATATATGTCTCATCAGGACGAGCTCGAATGGAAGACGCGTGGTATCTTGGTCGACTGGCTCGTTGAGGTCCATACCCGTTTCCATCTACTCCCCGAAaccctcttcctcgccgTCAATCTCATTGATCGCTTCCTATCCGAAAAGGTTGTCCAGCTTGACCGTCTCCAACTTGTGGGAATCACTGCCATGTTTATCGCTTCTAAGTACGAAGAGGTCCTCTCTCCTCACGTCGAGAACTTCAAGCGCATTGCCGACGATGGCTTTACTGAGGCCGAGATTCTGAGTGCTGAGCGATTTATTCTGAGCACTCTCAACTATGATCTCAGCTACCCCAACCCTATGAACTTCCTCCGCCGTGTCTCCAAGGCAGACAATTACGATATCCAGTCTCGAACCATTGGAAAGTACCTGATGGAGATTGGCCTGCTGGATCATCGATTCATGGCCTACCGACCTAGTCACATTGCCGCCGGTGCCATGTATTTAGCGCGACTGATGCTTGACCGTGGCGAATGG GATGAGACTCTTTCTTACTACGCTGGTTACACTGAGGACGAGATCGAGCCTGTCGTTCACCTCATGGTTGACTACCTCGCTCGCCCTGTCACTCATGAAGCATTTTTCAAGAAGTATGCTAGcaagaagttcttgaagg CTTCGATCCTTGCCCGCCAATGGGCGAAGAAGAATGCTGTTCTATTTGGCATCACCGACGTTCATCTGAGCCTTGATGAGCTATCATAG
- a CDS encoding cyclin B produces MPPVDELSMPAKAALQTKKSTVNGTAASNTRKRAALGDVSNVGKVDGVAGKKAKGLVSKAAQPTGIEKKTARPTTRTALGSKPTNSKTQSGSGTINKRKVVTDTANTKIKAPVNENEHPSKKQHLIPEERERSETPVEVEVEKPEVSLDKAEVQDAPFEYPPGVKDLDSEDLEDPLMVAEYANEIFEYLRDLECKSIPNPQYMSHQDELEWKTRGILVDWLVEVHTRFHLLPETLFLAVNLIDRFLSEKVVQLDRLQLVGITAMFIASKYEEVLSPHVENFKRIADDGFTEAEILSAERFILSTLNYDLSYPNPMNFLRRVSKADNYDIQSRTIGKYLMEIGLLDHRFMAYRPSHIAAGAMYLARLMLDRGEWDETLSYYAGYTEDEIEPVVHLMVDYLARPVTHEAFFKKYASKKFLKASILARQWAKKNAVLFGITDVHLSLDELS; encoded by the exons ATGCCTCCA gttgatgagctATCAATGCCTGCTAAGGCTGCCCTGCAAACAAAGAAGTCCACAGTCAACGGTACCGCCGCCAGTAACACGCGGAAACGCGCTGCATTGGGCGATGTCAGTAATGTAGGAAAGGTCGATGGTGTTGCTGGaaagaaggccaagggaTTGGTCTCCAAGGCTGCTCAGCCCACCGGtattgagaagaagaccgCGCGTCCTACCACAAGAACTGCTCTCGGCTCGAAGCCTACCAACTCCAAGACTCAGTCCGGTTCCGGTACCATAAACAAGAGAAAGGTTGTAACAGATaccgccaacaccaagataaAAGCTCCCGTCAACGAAAATGAGCATCCTTCCAAAAAGCAGCATCTTATTCCTGAGGAGCGTGAACGATCAGAGACACCAGTCGAGGTTGAAGTCGAGAAGCCTGAGGTCTCTCTGGACAAGGCTGAGGTACAAGATGCACCTTTCGAGTACCCTCCTGGCGTCAAGGACTTGGACAGCGAGGATCTAGAAGATCCTCTTATGGTTGCCGAGTATGCCAATGAGATCTTTGAGTACTTGCGCGATCTTGAGTGCAAGTCGATTCCCAATCCTCAATATATGTCTCATCAGGACGAGCTCGAATGGAAGACGCGTGGTATCTTGGTCGACTGGCTCGTTGAGGTCCATACCCGTTTCCATCTACTCCCCGAAaccctcttcctcgccgTCAATCTCATTGATCGCTTCCTATCCGAAAAGGTTGTCCAGCTTGACCGTCTCCAACTTGTGGGAATCACTGCCATGTTTATCGCTTCTAAGTACGAAGAGGTCCTCTCTCCTCACGTCGAGAACTTCAAGCGCATTGCCGACGATGGCTTTACTGAGGCCGAGATTCTGAGTGCTGAGCGATTTATTCTGAGCACTCTCAACTATGATCTCAGCTACCCCAACCCTATGAACTTCCTCCGCCGTGTCTCCAAGGCAGACAATTACGATATCCAGTCTCGAACCATTGGAAAGTACCTGATGGAGATTGGCCTGCTGGATCATCGATTCATGGCCTACCGACCTAGTCACATTGCCGCCGGTGCCATGTATTTAGCGCGACTGATGCTTGACCGTGGCGAATGG GATGAGACTCTTTCTTACTACGCTGGTTACACTGAGGACGAGATCGAGCCTGTCGTTCACCTCATGGTTGACTACCTCGCTCGCCCTGTCACTCATGAAGCATTTTTCAAGAAGTATGCTAGcaagaagttcttgaagg CTTCGATCCTTGCCCGCCAATGGGCGAAGAAGAATGCTGTTCTATTTGGCATCACCGACGTTCATCTGAGCCTTGATGAGCTATCATAG
- a CDS encoding cyclin B has product MPAKAALQTKKSTVNGTAASNTRKRAALGDVSNVGKVDGVAGKKAKGLVSKAAQPTGIEKKTARPTTRTALGSKPTNSKTQSGSGTINKRKVVTDTANTKIKAPVNENEHPSKKQHLIPEERERSETPVEVEVEKPEVSLDKAEVQDAPFEYPPGVKDLDSEDLEDPLMVAEYANEIFEYLRDLECKSIPNPQYMSHQDELEWKTRGILVDWLVEVHTRFHLLPETLFLAVNLIDRFLSEKVVQLDRLQLVGITAMFIASKYEEVLSPHVENFKRIADDGFTEAEILSAERFILSTLNYDLSYPNPMNFLRRVSKADNYDIQSRTIGKYLMEIGLLDHRFMAYRPSHIAAGAMYLARLMLDRGEWDETLSYYAGYTEDEIEPVVHLMVDYLARPVTHEAFFKKYASKKFLKGMCLS; this is encoded by the exons ATGCCTGCTAAGGCTGCCCTGCAAACAAAGAAGTCCACAGTCAACGGTACCGCCGCCAGTAACACGCGGAAACGCGCTGCATTGGGCGATGTCAGTAATGTAGGAAAGGTCGATGGTGTTGCTGGaaagaaggccaagggaTTGGTCTCCAAGGCTGCTCAGCCCACCGGtattgagaagaagaccgCGCGTCCTACCACAAGAACTGCTCTCGGCTCGAAGCCTACCAACTCCAAGACTCAGTCCGGTTCCGGTACCATAAACAAGAGAAAGGTTGTAACAGATaccgccaacaccaagataaAAGCTCCCGTCAACGAAAATGAGCATCCTTCCAAAAAGCAGCATCTTATTCCTGAGGAGCGTGAACGATCAGAGACACCAGTCGAGGTTGAAGTCGAGAAGCCTGAGGTCTCTCTGGACAAGGCTGAGGTACAAGATGCACCTTTCGAGTACCCTCCTGGCGTCAAGGACTTGGACAGCGAGGATCTAGAAGATCCTCTTATGGTTGCCGAGTATGCCAATGAGATCTTTGAGTACTTGCGCGATCTTGAGTGCAAGTCGATTCCCAATCCTCAATATATGTCTCATCAGGACGAGCTCGAATGGAAGACGCGTGGTATCTTGGTCGACTGGCTCGTTGAGGTCCATACCCGTTTCCATCTACTCCCCGAAaccctcttcctcgccgTCAATCTCATTGATCGCTTCCTATCCGAAAAGGTTGTCCAGCTTGACCGTCTCCAACTTGTGGGAATCACTGCCATGTTTATCGCTTCTAAGTACGAAGAGGTCCTCTCTCCTCACGTCGAGAACTTCAAGCGCATTGCCGACGATGGCTTTACTGAGGCCGAGATTCTGAGTGCTGAGCGATTTATTCTGAGCACTCTCAACTATGATCTCAGCTACCCCAACCCTATGAACTTCCTCCGCCGTGTCTCCAAGGCAGACAATTACGATATCCAGTCTCGAACCATTGGAAAGTACCTGATGGAGATTGGCCTGCTGGATCATCGATTCATGGCCTACCGACCTAGTCACATTGCCGCCGGTGCCATGTATTTAGCGCGACTGATGCTTGACCGTGGCGAATGG GATGAGACTCTTTCTTACTACGCTGGTTACACTGAGGACGAGATCGAGCCTGTCGTTCACCTCATGGTTGACTACCTCGCTCGCCCTGTCACTCATGAAGCATTTTTCAAGAAGTATGCTAGcaagaagttcttgaaggGTATGTGTCTCTCCTAG
- a CDS encoding cyclin B — MPPQARATRTRLAGNENDENSSTTRLTRAQAAALKVDELSMPAKAALQTKKSTVNGTAASNTRKRAALGDVSNVGKVDGVAGKKAKGLVSKAAQPTGIEKKTARPTTRTALGSKPTNSKTQSGSGTINKRKVVTDTANTKIKAPVNENEHPSKKQHLIPEERERSETPVEVEVEKPEVSLDKAEVQDAPFEYPPGVKDLDSEDLEDPLMVAEYANEIFEYLRDLECKSIPNPQYMSHQDELEWKTRGILVDWLVEVHTRFHLLPETLFLAVNLIDRFLSEKVVQLDRLQLVGITAMFIASKYEEVLSPHVENFKRIADDGFTEAEILSAERFILSTLNYDLSYPNPMNFLRRVSKADNYDIQSRTIGKYLMEIGLLDHRFMAYRPSHIAAGAMYLARLMLDRGEWDETLSYYAGYTEDEIEPVVHLMVDYLARPVTHEAFFKKYASKKFLKGMCLS; from the exons ATGCCTCCA CAGGCTCGGGCCACTCGTACGCGCCTCGCCGGCAACGAGAACGACGAGAACAGCAGCACGACGCGTCTTACAAGAGCCCAAGCTGCCGCTCtcaaggttgatgagctATCAATGCCTGCTAAGGCTGCCCTGCAAACAAAGAAGTCCACAGTCAACGGTACCGCCGCCAGTAACACGCGGAAACGCGCTGCATTGGGCGATGTCAGTAATGTAGGAAAGGTCGATGGTGTTGCTGGaaagaaggccaagggaTTGGTCTCCAAGGCTGCTCAGCCCACCGGtattgagaagaagaccgCGCGTCCTACCACAAGAACTGCTCTCGGCTCGAAGCCTACCAACTCCAAGACTCAGTCCGGTTCCGGTACCATAAACAAGAGAAAGGTTGTAACAGATaccgccaacaccaagataaAAGCTCCCGTCAACGAAAATGAGCATCCTTCCAAAAAGCAGCATCTTATTCCTGAGGAGCGTGAACGATCAGAGACACCAGTCGAGGTTGAAGTCGAGAAGCCTGAGGTCTCTCTGGACAAGGCTGAGGTACAAGATGCACCTTTCGAGTACCCTCCTGGCGTCAAGGACTTGGACAGCGAGGATCTAGAAGATCCTCTTATGGTTGCCGAGTATGCCAATGAGATCTTTGAGTACTTGCGCGATCTTGAGTGCAAGTCGATTCCCAATCCTCAATATATGTCTCATCAGGACGAGCTCGAATGGAAGACGCGTGGTATCTTGGTCGACTGGCTCGTTGAGGTCCATACCCGTTTCCATCTACTCCCCGAAaccctcttcctcgccgTCAATCTCATTGATCGCTTCCTATCCGAAAAGGTTGTCCAGCTTGACCGTCTCCAACTTGTGGGAATCACTGCCATGTTTATCGCTTCTAAGTACGAAGAGGTCCTCTCTCCTCACGTCGAGAACTTCAAGCGCATTGCCGACGATGGCTTTACTGAGGCCGAGATTCTGAGTGCTGAGCGATTTATTCTGAGCACTCTCAACTATGATCTCAGCTACCCCAACCCTATGAACTTCCTCCGCCGTGTCTCCAAGGCAGACAATTACGATATCCAGTCTCGAACCATTGGAAAGTACCTGATGGAGATTGGCCTGCTGGATCATCGATTCATGGCCTACCGACCTAGTCACATTGCCGCCGGTGCCATGTATTTAGCGCGACTGATGCTTGACCGTGGCGAATGG GATGAGACTCTTTCTTACTACGCTGGTTACACTGAGGACGAGATCGAGCCTGTCGTTCACCTCATGGTTGACTACCTCGCTCGCCCTGTCACTCATGAAGCATTTTTCAAGAAGTATGCTAGcaagaagttcttgaaggGTATGTGTCTCTCCTAG
- a CDS encoding hypothetical protein (At least one base has a quality score < 10), producing the protein MLQSGLQFAAARQSALRMALNRSLPRTYATIRRSNETTASPKELAENPEKGRRQKGGRKCVWVRITVRHRGGGAKRRIRTVDFLRNRPGPHLVERIEYDPGRSAHIALVTEKATGRHTYILAADGLRSGDIVHSYRAGIPQDLLDSMGGIIDPGILAAKTAFRGNCLPMHMIPVGTTVFAVGSAARRGAVFCRSAGTSAVVVNKNEETKDDGTRVMTGKYVEVRLQSGEVRRVSKDACATIGVASNIHHHYRQLGKAGRSRWLNIRPTVRGVAMNKVDHPHGGGRGKSKGNRHPVSPWGVPTKSGYKTRRKHNRNKWVVVPRPRNNGKRRDKAN; encoded by the exons ATGCTTCAGTCCGGCCTTCAATTTGCTGCTGCGCGGCAGAGCGCTTTGCGCATGGCTCTGAACCGATCGCTGCCTCGAACATATGCAACTATCAGACGTTCTAACGAGACCACCGCCAGCCCGAAAGAACTCGCTGAGAACCCCGAGA AGGGGCGCAGGCAAAAGGGTGGCCGAAAATGTGTCTGGGTTAGAATCACCGTGCGACACCGAGGTGGTGGTGCAAAGAGAAGAATAAGAACGGTTGACTTCCTCCGCAACCGACCAGGACCTCACCTGGTGGAACGCATTGAATACGACCCAGGACGGAGTGCGCACATTGCTCTCGTCACTGAGAAGGCTACCGGACGTCACACTTATATTCTTGCCGCTGATGGTTTGAGGTCTGGGGATATTGTCCACAGCTACCGTGCCGGTATTCCTCAAGATCTACTTGACAGCATGGGCGGTATTATCGATCCCGGTATTCTAGCTGCGAAGACTGCCTTCCGTGGTAATTGTCTACCTATGCACATGATTCCTGTTGGTACTACAGTATTTGCTGTGGGATCCGCAGCTAGACGTGGCGCCGTATTTTGTCGTAGTGCTGGCACCTCAGCTGTGGTTGTCAACAAGAACGAGGAGACGAAAGACGACGGTACTAGGGTCATGACCGGCAAGTACGTTGAGGTTAGACTCCAGAGCGGTGAAGTTCGACGAGTGAGCAAGGACGCTTGTGCGACCATCGGCGTTGCTAGCAACATTCACCACCACTATCGCCAGCTGGGCAAGGCTGGACGAAGCCGGTGGCTCAACATTCGACCTACCGTCCGTGGTGTTGCCATGAACAAGG TCGACCATCCTCACGGTGGTGGTAGAGGTAAATCGAAGGGTAATCGTCACCCTGTCTCTCCTTGGGGTGTTCCC ACCAAGAGTGGTTACAAGACCCGACGTAAGCACAACAGAAACAAGTGGGTTGTGGTACCTCGACCTCGAAACAACGGAAAGCGCCGAGACAAGGCCAATTAA
- a CDS encoding casein kinase II subunit beta-2: MMDDYVSESDSDYTSYWRDWFISSRGNEYFCEIDEDYLTDRFNLTGLNTEVQYYQYALDLVTDVFDLECDDEMREAIEKSARHLYGLVHARYIVTTRGLTKMLDKYKKAEFGKCPRVMCHSHPLLPMGLSDVPNMKPVKLYCARCEDIYNPKSSRHAAIDGAYFGTSFHNILFQVYPALIPTKSVERYVPRVYGFKVHASAALIRWQSAKRDEMRRRLRKLEIDTGFRDEMEDEEEDDEELEFEGIDGRMAVVEGL; this comes from the exons ATGATGGATGACTACGTGAGCGAGTCGGATAGCGACTATACAAGTTATTGGCGAGACTGG TTCATCTCATCGAGGGGTAACGAGTACTTTTGCGAAATCGACGAGGACTACCTTACGGATAGGTTCAACTTGACAGGCCTTAACACTGAAGTCCAGTACTATCAGTATGCGCTGGATCTCGTCACCGATGTCTTTGATCTCGAGTGCGACGATGAGATGCGcgaggccatcgagaagTCTGCGAGGCACCTTTATGGTCTTGTGCACGCCCGCTATATCGTTACAACAAGAGGCCTAACAAAAATG CTTGACAAGTATAAGAAGGCTGAGTTTGGGAAATGCCCTCGTGTCATGTGCCACTCTCACCCCCTCCTCCCAATGGGCCTCTCTGATGTGCCCAACATGAAACCTGTTAAGCTCTACTGCGCTCGCTGCGAGGATATCTACAACCCCAAGTCCTCACGACACGCTGCTATTGACGGCGCCTACTTCGGCACATCTTTCCACAACATCCTTTTCCAGGTGTATCCCGCCCTCATCCCAACCAAGAGCGTAGAACGCTACGTCCCTCGCGTGTACGGATTCAAAGTGCATGCTTCGGCCGCTTTGATTCGCTGGCAGAGCGCCAAGCGCGACGAAATGCGCCGTCGGCTTCGCAAGCTTGAGATCGACACTGGCTTCCGTGATGAAAtggaggacgaagaagaagacgacgaggagCTTGAATTCGAAGGTATAGATGGTCGTATGGCTGTTGTGGAAGGCCTTTAG
- a CDS encoding casein kinase II subunit beta-2 yields MREAIEKSARHLYGLVHARYIVTTRGLTKMLDKYKKAEFGKCPRVMCHSHPLLPMGLSDVPNMKPVKLYCARCEDIYNPKSSRHAAIDGAYFGTSFHNILFQVYPALIPTKSVERYVPRVYGFKVHASAALIRWQSAKRDEMRRRLRKLEIDTGFRDEMEDEEEDDEELEFEGIDGRMAVVEGL; encoded by the exons ATGCGcgaggccatcgagaagTCTGCGAGGCACCTTTATGGTCTTGTGCACGCCCGCTATATCGTTACAACAAGAGGCCTAACAAAAATG CTTGACAAGTATAAGAAGGCTGAGTTTGGGAAATGCCCTCGTGTCATGTGCCACTCTCACCCCCTCCTCCCAATGGGCCTCTCTGATGTGCCCAACATGAAACCTGTTAAGCTCTACTGCGCTCGCTGCGAGGATATCTACAACCCCAAGTCCTCACGACACGCTGCTATTGACGGCGCCTACTTCGGCACATCTTTCCACAACATCCTTTTCCAGGTGTATCCCGCCCTCATCCCAACCAAGAGCGTAGAACGCTACGTCCCTCGCGTGTACGGATTCAAAGTGCATGCTTCGGCCGCTTTGATTCGCTGGCAGAGCGCCAAGCGCGACGAAATGCGCCGTCGGCTTCGCAAGCTTGAGATCGACACTGGCTTCCGTGATGAAAtggaggacgaagaagaagacgacgaggagCTTGAATTCGAAGGTATAGATGGTCGTATGGCTGTTGTGGAAGGCCTTTAG